In Devosia litorisediminis, one genomic interval encodes:
- the cysD gene encoding sulfate adenylyltransferase subunit CysD: MAHERMTHLQSLEAESIEILREVAASFERPVMMYSIGKDSSVLLHLARKAFYPSKIPFPLLHVNTTWKFAEMIAFRDAMADKHGFELISHTNPEGLAANINPFEHGSSRYTDIMKTQALRQALNAGQYDAAIGGARRDEEKSRAKERIFSHRNASHAWDPKNQRPELWRVFNTRLNPGESMRVFPISNWTELDVWTYIYAEGIELPSLYFAKPRPVVERSGTLIMVDDARMPLEPGETARMEMVRFRTLGCYPLTGAIRSDAADLASIIMEMQASRTSEREGRLIDSDSVGSMEKKKQEGYF, encoded by the coding sequence ATGGCGCATGAGCGGATGACCCATTTGCAGTCTCTCGAGGCTGAGAGCATTGAGATTTTGCGGGAGGTTGCCGCCAGCTTTGAGCGGCCGGTGATGATGTATTCGATCGGCAAGGATTCCAGCGTCCTGCTGCATCTGGCGCGCAAGGCGTTTTATCCCTCCAAGATCCCGTTTCCGCTGCTGCATGTGAACACCACCTGGAAGTTCGCCGAGATGATCGCGTTTCGCGATGCGATGGCGGACAAGCATGGCTTCGAGCTGATCAGCCATACCAATCCCGAGGGTCTGGCGGCCAATATCAATCCGTTCGAGCATGGCTCCTCGCGCTATACCGACATCATGAAGACCCAGGCGCTGCGTCAGGCGCTCAACGCCGGGCAGTATGATGCCGCGATTGGCGGGGCGCGGCGCGACGAGGAGAAGAGCCGGGCCAAGGAGCGCATCTTCTCGCACCGCAATGCCAGCCATGCCTGGGACCCCAAGAACCAGCGGCCCGAGCTGTGGCGGGTGTTCAACACGCGGCTGAACCCCGGCGAGAGCATGCGGGTGTTCCCGATCAGCAACTGGACCGAGCTGGACGTGTGGACCTACATCTATGCCGAGGGGATCGAACTGCCCTCGCTTTATTTTGCCAAGCCCCGCCCTGTGGTGGAACGCTCGGGCACGCTGATTATGGTCGATGACGCGCGCATGCCGCTGGAGCCGGGCGAGACTGCGCGCATGGAAATGGTGCGGTTCCGCACGCTGGGCTGCTATCCGCTGACCGGGGCGATCCGCTCCGATGCGGCCGATCTGGCCTCGATCATCATGGAGATGCAGGCCAGCCGGACCTCGGAGCGCGAAGGGCGGCTGATCGACAGCGACAGCGTGGGTTCGATGGAAAAGAAGAAGCAGGAAGGGTATTTCTGA
- a CDS encoding sugar ABC transporter permease: MADQSAIQNTVHPSSNVRNPLQRFLLATELDTRLLGMVGALAIIWIGFHVFSGGLFLTPRNLWNLSVQTASVAVMVTGMVLVIVTRNIDLSVGSILGLVAMVMGVMQTDILPNQLGLGLGHPLIWVLSLGMGLLTGVAIGALQGSIIAYLRVPAFIVTLGGYLVWRGAAWWVTMGRTVAPMDPIFQLMGGGPTGSVGELWSWVVGVLACAAILVMLYFGRRQRLRFNFPLRPVWAEASLAVMGCSLAIGAVWVANSYPWPIRIAENYAEANGMAVPEGGLFIAHGIAIPVLIALGVGVVMTFISTRTRFGRYVFAMGGNPEAAELAGINTRWVTVKIFMLMGALCAIAAAISSARLNAATNAMGTLDELYVIAAAVIGGTSLAGGVGTIAGALLGALVMQSLQSGMVLMGLDSPLQSIVVGMVLVFAVWLDTLYRRNKH; the protein is encoded by the coding sequence TTGGCTGATCAGTCTGCCATTCAAAATACCGTTCATCCCAGCTCCAATGTGCGCAATCCGCTGCAGCGGTTTCTGCTCGCGACCGAGCTGGATACGCGCCTGCTGGGCATGGTCGGCGCGCTGGCCATCATCTGGATCGGCTTTCATGTGTTTTCCGGCGGGTTGTTTCTAACACCCCGCAATCTCTGGAATTTGTCGGTACAAACGGCCTCGGTGGCCGTGATGGTCACCGGCATGGTGCTGGTGATCGTCACTCGCAATATCGACCTGTCGGTTGGCTCCATTCTTGGCCTGGTGGCCATGGTGATGGGCGTGATGCAGACCGATATTCTGCCCAATCAATTGGGGCTAGGGCTGGGGCATCCGCTGATCTGGGTGCTCTCGCTGGGCATGGGCCTGCTCACCGGCGTGGCCATTGGCGCCTTGCAGGGCAGCATTATTGCCTATCTGCGCGTGCCGGCCTTCATCGTGACACTGGGTGGCTATCTGGTGTGGCGCGGCGCGGCCTGGTGGGTGACCATGGGGCGGACCGTGGCACCTATGGATCCGATCTTCCAGTTGATGGGCGGCGGTCCGACCGGTTCGGTGGGCGAGCTGTGGAGCTGGGTCGTTGGTGTGCTGGCCTGTGCTGCCATTCTGGTCATGCTGTATTTTGGTCGTCGGCAGCGCCTGCGGTTCAATTTTCCGCTGCGTCCGGTCTGGGCCGAAGCGTCACTGGCCGTTATGGGCTGTAGCCTCGCCATCGGCGCGGTGTGGGTGGCCAATTCCTATCCCTGGCCGATCCGGATTGCCGAGAACTATGCTGAAGCCAATGGCATGGCCGTGCCCGAGGGCGGGCTGTTCATTGCGCATGGCATCGCCATCCCGGTGCTGATCGCGCTGGGCGTGGGTGTGGTGATGACCTTCATTTCGACCCGGACGCGCTTTGGCCGTTATGTGTTCGCCATGGGTGGCAATCCCGAGGCGGCCGAACTGGCCGGCATCAATACGCGCTGGGTGACGGTCAAGATCTTCATGCTGATGGGGGCGCTGTGCGCCATCGCAGCGGCGATCTCGTCGGCCCGCCTGAACGCGGCGACCAATGCCATGGGCACGCTTGATGAGCTCTATGTCATCGCTGCGGCAGTGATCGGTGGCACCTCACTGGCAGGCGGCGTGGGCACGATTGCCGGCGCCCTGCTGGGTGCGCTGGTCATGCAGTCGCTGCAGTCCGGCATGGTGCTGATGGGGCTCGACAGTCCGTTGCAGTCGATCGTGGTCGGCATGGTTCTCGTCTTTGCGGTGTGGCTCGATACGCTCTACCGCCGTAACAAACACTAG
- a CDS encoding NAD kinase has protein sequence MSSQPADRICFVTNDTPEADAAAARLRARYGDFPIETADVVVALGGDGLMLQTLHRVMGLGVPVYGMNFGSVGFMMNTFSEDNLQERLQAVQRTRIYPLSMQVLSTTGQTQTALALNEVSLFRSTYQAAKLQIVVDGETRLEELICDGALLSTPAGSTAYNLSAHGPILPIEAPLLALTPISPFRPRRWRGAILSNRAVVKFITRESDKRPVSAVADNVEFQNVLEVTVFEDRSHGVTLLFDPGTSLEERVLSEQFRF, from the coding sequence GTGTCCAGCCAACCTGCTGACCGCATTTGCTTTGTGACCAATGACACGCCCGAGGCCGACGCCGCTGCGGCGCGCCTAAGGGCGCGTTATGGCGACTTCCCCATCGAAACAGCCGATGTCGTGGTTGCTTTGGGCGGCGATGGCCTGATGCTGCAGACCCTGCACCGGGTCATGGGACTGGGCGTGCCCGTCTATGGCATGAATTTCGGCTCGGTCGGCTTCATGATGAACACCTTCTCCGAGGACAATCTGCAGGAACGCCTGCAGGCGGTGCAGCGCACGCGGATCTATCCGCTCTCCATGCAGGTCCTCAGCACCACCGGCCAGACCCAGACAGCGCTGGCGCTCAATGAAGTCTCGCTGTTCCGCTCAACCTATCAGGCCGCCAAGCTGCAGATCGTCGTGGATGGAGAAACCCGCCTCGAAGAGCTGATCTGCGACGGCGCCCTGCTATCCACGCCCGCCGGCTCCACGGCCTATAATCTCTCAGCGCATGGCCCGATCCTGCCGATCGAAGCGCCGCTGCTCGCCCTGACCCCGATTTCGCCCTTCCGGCCGCGGCGCTGGCGCGGGGCAATTCTGTCCAACCGGGCCGTGGTCAAGTTCATCACGCGTGAATCCGACAAGCGCCCGGTCAGCGCTGTGGCCGACAATGTGGAATTCCAGAACGTTCTTGAAGTCACGGTGTTTGAGGACCGCTCCCATGGCGTCACGCTGCTGTTTGATCCAGGCACGAGCCTGGAAGAGCGCGTCCTGAGCGAGCAGTTCCGCTTCTAG
- the cysQ gene encoding 3'(2'),5'-bisphosphate nucleotidase CysQ: MVDVVKLLDAAIAAGAEILRIYETDFAVSHKSDQSPVTEADIAAEKIIVAQLQLIAPDVPIVAEEAAAAGQVPATAERFFLVDPLDGSKEFITKNGEFTVNIGLIEHGVPVLGVVYAPALGRIWWGQRQEGAHCAQVVDGALQGQRKISVREAAEAGIDVVGSRSHGASDTDAWLQRFQVANFVPAGSSLKFCLVASGEADLYPRLGRTMEWDTAAGDAILRAAGGRVQTVSGDVLCYGKRNQGHDTDFANPHFVAFGDPNLA, from the coding sequence ATGGTTGACGTTGTGAAGTTGCTGGATGCGGCCATTGCCGCCGGGGCGGAAATTCTGCGGATTTACGAGACGGATTTTGCGGTCTCGCACAAAAGCGACCAGTCGCCGGTGACCGAGGCCGATATTGCGGCCGAGAAGATCATTGTCGCGCAACTGCAATTGATTGCGCCGGATGTGCCGATCGTGGCCGAAGAAGCGGCCGCGGCCGGGCAGGTGCCGGCGACTGCCGAGCGGTTCTTTCTGGTGGACCCGCTTGATGGCAGCAAGGAATTCATTACCAAGAATGGCGAGTTCACCGTCAATATCGGGCTGATCGAGCACGGCGTGCCGGTGCTGGGCGTGGTGTATGCGCCAGCGCTGGGTCGTATCTGGTGGGGCCAGCGCCAGGAGGGTGCCCATTGCGCCCAGGTGGTGGATGGAGCGTTGCAGGGGCAGCGCAAGATCAGCGTGCGCGAAGCGGCCGAGGCCGGCATTGACGTGGTGGGCAGCCGTTCACATGGCGCCAGTGACACCGATGCGTGGCTGCAGCGCTTTCAGGTTGCCAATTTCGTGCCGGCTGGCTCCTCGCTCAAATTCTGCCTTGTCGCTTCGGGGGAGGCCGATCTGTACCCTCGTCTTGGGCGCACCATGGAGTGGGATACGGCCGCCGGGGACGCGATCCTGCGGGCTGCCGGTGGTCGGGTGCAGACGGTGTCCGGCGATGTGCTGTGCTACGGCAAGCGCAATCAGGGGCATGACACGGACTTTGCCAATCCGCATTTCGTCGCGTTTGGCGATCCCAATCTGGCTTAG
- a CDS encoding ROK family protein — MARNVSDSDSVRRQNRGLVLGALRVQGPLSRTALAAATGLSHASITAITHDLIAQSVITELTAVERTDARARGRPATLVGFNRTIGAAALLELDVNRVRLSLVDYGGVLIDRIENPITPTTFLETSPTDYLAERLEHLRSRNAEEGPEIRRIAISVQGILDRSAHGLKWSPIAHLAGKPFGAELADRLALPVTLYKRGRLLAEGARWLDPALHDASVATVFVGSTVAMGMTFRGQILGRSDEGATEFGHMNHIPNGALCRCGMRGCVEAYAADYGVLRAAYSVPETATPAPAVPAHEYEGLIARAQSGDRSATHAFNQAGRAIGFGLSRMMAVFDPAHILIVGPGARAFPLMQAEISAALSSALICRVNGMPEIVAHRDEKEPIFQGLMMKTLNDIDQSDFAGLA, encoded by the coding sequence TTGGCGCGAAACGTCAGCGATAGCGACAGCGTCCGGCGACAGAACCGGGGCTTGGTGCTGGGCGCCCTGCGCGTGCAGGGCCCGCTCTCGCGCACCGCTTTGGCGGCGGCAACCGGGCTCAGTCACGCCAGCATTACCGCGATCACCCACGACCTGATTGCCCAGTCCGTCATCACCGAACTGACGGCGGTCGAACGGACGGATGCGCGCGCACGTGGTCGTCCAGCTACCCTGGTGGGCTTCAATCGCACTATCGGCGCGGCCGCGCTGCTCGAACTCGACGTCAATCGCGTTCGTCTGTCGCTGGTCGATTACGGCGGGGTGCTGATCGACCGGATCGAAAACCCGATCACCCCCACCACCTTCCTGGAGACCTCGCCAACGGACTATCTCGCCGAACGCCTGGAGCACCTGAGAAGCCGCAATGCCGAAGAAGGCCCCGAAATTCGCCGGATCGCCATTTCCGTGCAGGGGATTCTCGACCGCTCGGCCCATGGTCTGAAGTGGTCACCCATCGCTCACCTTGCGGGCAAACCCTTCGGCGCCGAACTGGCCGACCGCCTCGCCCTGCCCGTTACGCTTTACAAGCGCGGACGGTTGCTGGCGGAAGGCGCGCGCTGGCTCGACCCTGCCCTGCACGATGCCAGCGTTGCCACCGTCTTTGTTGGCTCCACGGTCGCCATGGGCATGACCTTCCGCGGCCAGATCCTGGGCCGCAGCGATGAGGGTGCAACCGAATTCGGCCACATGAACCACATTCCCAATGGCGCCTTGTGCCGCTGCGGCATGCGGGGTTGCGTTGAGGCCTATGCCGCCGATTATGGCGTGCTGCGTGCCGCCTATTCGGTCCCCGAAACCGCCACCCCGGCCCCCGCTGTCCCGGCCCATGAATATGAAGGCCTGATCGCCCGCGCCCAGAGCGGTGATCGTAGTGCTACCCACGCATTTAATCAGGCCGGACGCGCTATCGGCTTTGGCCTGAGCCGCATGATGGCCGTCTTCGACCCCGCCCACATCTTGATTGTCGGACCCGGCGCGCGCGCCTTCCCGCTGATGCAGGCCGAGATCAGCGCCGCACTGAGCAGTGCCCTGATCTGCCGCGTCAACGGCATGCCCGAAATCGTCGCGCATCGCGACGAAAAGGAACCCATCTTTCAGGGCCTGATGATGAAGACCCTCAACGATATCGACCAGAGCGACTTTGCCGGCCTGGCCTAG
- the xylF gene encoding D-xylose ABC transporter substrate-binding protein — protein sequence MNKFLTVMLCTTVISGFAGMAHAADVVVGVSWNNFQEERWKTDEGAIKAVLDAAGAKYISSDAQSSASKQLTDIESLISQGANAIIVLAQDSEAVGPAVAAAVAEGIAVVGYDRLIENPDAFYLTFDNKEVGRLQAAGVAAVQPEGNYVFIKGNSADPNADFLFAGQTEVLQAGIDSGAIKNVGEAYTDNWNPEVAQANMEQFLTANNNEVDAVVASNDGTAGGAIAALAAQGLAGSVPVSGQDGDHAALNRIALGTQTVSVWKDARELGKKAAEVALELAGGTALDGVTGVVPFAGGPKGVAMNAFFIAPVAVTKDNLNVVIDAGWVSKDVVCQGVAAGSVAACD from the coding sequence ATGAATAAGTTTCTAACGGTAATGCTGTGCACGACCGTCATCTCCGGCTTTGCCGGCATGGCTCACGCAGCCGACGTTGTCGTCGGTGTGTCGTGGAATAATTTTCAGGAAGAACGCTGGAAAACTGATGAGGGTGCCATCAAGGCTGTGCTCGACGCTGCTGGCGCCAAGTACATTTCGTCTGATGCCCAGTCGTCCGCTTCCAAGCAGCTGACTGACATCGAAAGCCTGATCAGTCAGGGTGCCAATGCCATCATCGTGCTGGCGCAGGACAGTGAGGCCGTTGGCCCCGCCGTGGCTGCTGCTGTCGCCGAAGGTATTGCCGTGGTTGGTTATGACCGGCTGATCGAAAATCCAGATGCGTTCTACCTGACCTTTGACAATAAGGAAGTGGGCCGTCTGCAGGCTGCCGGCGTCGCCGCTGTCCAGCCTGAAGGCAATTACGTCTTCATCAAGGGCAATTCGGCAGATCCCAATGCGGACTTCCTGTTTGCCGGTCAGACGGAAGTGCTGCAGGCCGGTATCGATTCCGGCGCGATCAAGAATGTCGGCGAAGCCTATACCGACAACTGGAACCCAGAAGTCGCTCAGGCGAACATGGAACAGTTCCTGACCGCCAATAACAACGAAGTCGATGCTGTCGTGGCGTCCAATGACGGTACTGCTGGCGGCGCCATTGCTGCGCTGGCCGCGCAGGGTCTTGCCGGATCGGTGCCGGTTTCGGGTCAGGATGGCGATCACGCCGCTCTGAACCGCATTGCATTGGGCACCCAGACGGTTTCGGTCTGGAAAGACGCTCGCGAACTGGGCAAGAAGGCCGCTGAAGTGGCACTCGAGCTGGCCGGCGGTACTGCGCTTGATGGCGTGACTGGTGTCGTGCCGTTCGCTGGTGGGCCCAAGGGCGTGGCGATGAATGCGTTCTTCATCGCGCCTGTTGCCGTCACCAAGGATAACCTCAACGTCGTTATCGACGCTGGTTGGGTGTCCAAGGATGTCGTGTGTCAGGGTGTAGCAGCCGGTTCGGTTGCTGCCTGCGACTAA
- a CDS encoding sugar transferase has protein sequence MMGNDPAPQPEQPRRQVALAIKRIFDVVASALALVLLAPLVLMVAIAIRIESRGPALFRQKREGLHGHAFMAFKFRSMRLEVCDASGVAHTVKGDPRITRVGAFLRKTSIDELPQLLNVLIGQMSIVGPRPHVPGMLAGPQPYRSLVPYYDHRLSMLPGITGWAQANGLRGDASDPVQARARIDHDLAYIENFSLMLDLRILVKTIQQEFFGGTGS, from the coding sequence ATGATGGGCAATGATCCTGCCCCTCAACCCGAGCAGCCGCGCCGTCAGGTCGCGCTGGCAATCAAGAGAATTTTCGATGTTGTGGCCTCGGCTCTTGCGCTGGTGTTGCTGGCGCCGCTCGTGCTCATGGTGGCCATTGCCATCCGCATTGAGAGCCGGGGGCCGGCGCTGTTTCGTCAGAAGCGCGAAGGGCTTCACGGTCATGCCTTTATGGCCTTCAAGTTTCGTTCCATGCGTCTGGAAGTGTGTGATGCCTCAGGGGTTGCCCATACCGTCAAGGGCGATCCACGCATTACGCGGGTGGGGGCATTTCTGCGCAAGACCAGCATTGATGAACTGCCGCAATTGCTCAATGTGCTGATCGGGCAGATGTCGATTGTGGGACCGCGGCCGCACGTGCCGGGCATGCTGGCGGGGCCGCAACCCTATCGAAGCCTTGTGCCCTATTATGATCATCGGCTGAGCATGCTGCCCGGGATTACCGGCTGGGCCCAGGCCAATGGGCTGCGCGGTGATGCGTCCGATCCGGTACAGGCCCGGGCCCGTATCGACCACGACCTGGCCTATATTGAGAACTTCTCGCTCATGCTGGATCTGCGCATTCTGGTGAAGACCATTCAGCAGGAGTTTTTCGGGGGAACAGGCAGCTAA
- the cysN gene encoding sulfate adenylyltransferase subunit CysN, whose amino-acid sequence MDISVNPDTDIALWLRQQTDKSMLRFLTCGSVDDGKSTLIGRLLYDSQLILDDQLASLKKESHNRHVGDEGIDFSLLVDGLTAEREQGITIDVAYRFFSTDKRKFIVADTPGHEQYTRNMATGASNADLALVLIDARKGVLTQTRRHSFILSLIGVKHVVLVVNKIDLVDYDQGVFDRIVAEYRAFAAPLGFKTLEAIPVSALRGDNMLSQSPRTPWYDGAALVPYLEAIDVSEDRSAQQFRFPVQWVNRPNLDFRGFSGTVASGAIAVGDEVLIASSRKPAVVSRIVTMDGDLDHAQAGQAVTLVLDREVDISRGDVLSRPGETPEYSNQFQARVVWMAEESAFVGRSYLLKVGAQMVPATITDLKFRTNVNTLEQTAATKVDLNEVATLTIATDKPIAFDSYASNGLTGGFILVDRLTNATLGAGTIDFGLRRAQNLTYQSFDVNRDVRAAMKGQTARIVWFTGLSGSGKSSIANLLEKRLTAEGRHAYILDGDNVRHGLNRDLGFTEAARVENIRRVAEVARLMADAGLIVLVSFISPFRNERRLAREIAGDIDFVEVYVDTPIEVCEARDPKGLYKRARAGEIANFTGIDSPFEEPSQPELILHGAEHEPTILADQLHDWLAGKV is encoded by the coding sequence ATGGATATCTCAGTGAACCCCGATACCGATATCGCCCTGTGGCTGCGCCAGCAGACCGACAAGTCGATGCTGCGCTTTCTGACCTGCGGCAGCGTTGACGATGGCAAGTCCACGCTGATCGGGCGGCTGCTCTATGACAGCCAGCTGATCCTGGATGACCAGTTGGCGAGCCTGAAAAAGGAAAGCCATAACCGCCATGTGGGCGATGAGGGGATCGACTTCTCGCTGCTGGTGGACGGGCTGACCGCCGAGCGCGAGCAGGGCATCACCATTGACGTGGCCTATCGGTTCTTTTCCACCGACAAGCGCAAGTTCATCGTCGCCGATACGCCGGGCCATGAGCAATATACCCGCAATATGGCGACCGGGGCGTCCAATGCCGATCTGGCGCTGGTGCTGATCGATGCGCGCAAGGGCGTGCTGACCCAGACCCGCCGACACAGCTTCATCCTGTCGCTGATCGGGGTCAAGCATGTGGTGCTGGTGGTCAACAAGATCGATCTGGTCGATTACGATCAGGGCGTGTTTGACCGTATTGTTGCTGAATATCGCGCCTTTGCCGCGCCGCTGGGGTTCAAGACGCTGGAGGCCATTCCGGTCTCGGCGCTGCGCGGCGACAACATGCTGAGCCAAAGCCCGCGCACGCCCTGGTATGATGGCGCAGCGCTGGTGCCCTATCTTGAAGCCATTGATGTCAGCGAAGACCGCAGCGCCCAGCAGTTCCGCTTTCCGGTGCAATGGGTCAACCGGCCCAATCTGGATTTCCGGGGCTTTTCGGGAACGGTGGCGTCAGGGGCCATTGCCGTGGGCGATGAGGTGCTGATTGCCTCCTCGCGCAAACCGGCCGTGGTCAGTCGCATCGTTACCATGGATGGTGATCTGGACCATGCCCAGGCGGGGCAGGCGGTGACGCTGGTGCTTGATCGCGAGGTCGATATCTCGCGCGGCGATGTGCTGTCGCGTCCCGGCGAGACGCCGGAATATTCCAACCAGTTCCAGGCCCGCGTGGTGTGGATGGCCGAGGAATCGGCGTTTGTGGGGCGCTCCTATCTGCTCAAGGTGGGCGCGCAGATGGTGCCGGCCACCATTACCGATCTCAAATTCCGCACCAATGTGAACACGCTCGAGCAGACCGCAGCGACCAAGGTCGACCTCAATGAAGTGGCCACGCTGACCATTGCCACGGACAAGCCCATCGCCTTTGACAGCTATGCCAGCAATGGGTTGACCGGCGGGTTCATTCTGGTGGACCGGCTGACCAATGCAACGCTGGGGGCCGGGACCATCGATTTTGGTCTGCGCCGGGCGCAGAACCTGACCTATCAGTCGTTCGATGTGAACCGCGATGTGCGCGCTGCCATGAAGGGGCAGACCGCCCGCATCGTCTGGTTTACCGGACTGTCGGGTTCGGGCAAGTCCTCGATCGCCAATCTGCTGGAAAAGCGGCTGACCGCCGAAGGCCGCCACGCCTATATTCTGGATGGCGACAATGTGCGGCACGGGCTGAACCGGGATCTGGGCTTTACCGAAGCGGCGCGCGTGGAAAACATCCGCCGCGTGGCCGAAGTGGCCCGGCTGATGGCCGATGCCGGCCTGATCGTGCTGGTCTCGTTCATCTCGCCGTTCCGCAATGAACGGCGGCTGGCGCGCGAGATCGCCGGCGATATCGACTTTGTCGAGGTCTATGTCGACACGCCCATCGAGGTGTGCGAAGCGCGCGATCCCAAGGGACTGTACAAGCGCGCCCGGGCCGGGGAGATCGCCAACTTCACCGGCATTGACAGCCCGTTCGAAGAACCCAGCCAGCCCGAACTGATCCTGCACGGCGCCGAACACGAACCCACAATCCTGGCCGACCAGCTCCACGACTGGCTCGCGGGGAAGGTCTAG
- a CDS encoding DUF2336 domain-containing protein — protein MVAYQEFVSLSRSMDSEERGSAAHLSALAYLNHTGPADEHAALYAALIGFLDDPSVKVRAALAYGLLHSSMAPRPIMLALLHDSAVISRAVLQYSPVLIDADLIGLIKTLDVSMLTSISQRKQISPRLAAALIARQDGPLTLRLLRRHDVALSADLLTHLAQTHGDDAAMRGALLARRDLTASARLLLVQKVTEALRGTRIVKGALASDRLGRVLRDSGDTALSAIGEREAGKANPDYVADLIVSDRLNTRVLMHAVVTGHVMFFADCLAELAQAPRSKVFALLERGSRSALNALLVRCGLGHGVRNLLTRLVMHARASDLADDAGARHYVVTALTEELIAEHQGDIPQELEEAFAYLSEQNIVLARKAARGVMAAFAVEARAPMAVALDAPEPRLALPAA, from the coding sequence ATGGTTGCGTATCAGGAGTTTGTATCACTGTCCCGATCGATGGACAGCGAGGAGCGCGGCAGCGCGGCTCATCTGTCAGCGCTGGCCTATCTGAACCATACCGGCCCGGCCGATGAACATGCCGCGCTGTATGCCGCGCTGATCGGGTTTCTCGACGATCCGTCGGTCAAGGTGCGGGCTGCACTGGCCTATGGCCTGTTACATTCTTCCATGGCGCCGCGTCCCATCATGCTGGCGCTGCTGCACGACAGTGCGGTGATCTCGCGCGCCGTGCTGCAATATTCGCCGGTGCTGATCGACGCCGATCTGATCGGGTTGATCAAGACACTGGACGTGTCGATGCTGACCTCGATCAGCCAGCGCAAGCAGATCAGTCCTCGGCTGGCGGCCGCGCTGATCGCCCGGCAAGATGGTCCACTTACCCTGCGGCTGCTGCGGCGTCATGACGTCGCCCTGAGCGCCGATCTGCTAACGCATCTGGCTCAAACCCATGGTGACGATGCCGCGATGCGCGGGGCCCTGCTGGCGCGCCGTGATCTGACGGCATCGGCGCGCCTGCTGCTGGTCCAAAAGGTCACCGAGGCCTTGCGGGGTACCCGGATCGTCAAGGGCGCGCTGGCCAGCGACAGGCTGGGACGGGTGCTGCGCGATAGCGGCGATACCGCGCTGTCGGCAATTGGCGAGCGCGAAGCGGGCAAGGCCAATCCCGACTATGTTGCCGATCTGATCGTCAGTGACCGGCTCAACACCCGCGTGTTGATGCACGCAGTGGTGACCGGGCATGTGATGTTTTTTGCCGACTGTCTGGCTGAACTGGCGCAGGCACCGCGCTCCAAGGTCTTTGCGCTGCTCGAACGAGGCAGCCGCTCAGCGCTCAATGCGCTGCTGGTGCGATGTGGGCTGGGCCATGGTGTGCGCAATCTGCTGACCCGGCTGGTGATGCACGCACGAGCCAGCGATCTGGCAGATGATGCTGGTGCGCGCCATTATGTGGTGACGGCACTGACCGAAGAACTCATCGCCGAGCATCAAGGTGATATTCCCCAGGAGCTGGAGGAGGCGTTCGCCTATCTCAGCGAGCAGAACATCGTGCTGGCGCGCAAGGCGGCGCGTGGGGTGATGGCGGCTTTTGCCGTAGAGGCGCGTGCGCCCATGGCGGTGGCGCTTGATGCGCCCGAGCCAAGGCTGGCCTTGCCTGCGGCCTAG
- a CDS encoding transglutaminase-like cysteine peptidase, with translation MNTKFAAVVTGLTLAATLFSVGNAAAFASSRSVVSSELVTRTAAVTPLAMQFFCAKNKSECASSGRSQVTMSPNLMAVLKTINIHVNRSIRPKRDTADVWELNPTAGDCEDYVLSKRSALISKGVSSGALRIAYTHTRRGEPHAVLVVKTSQGDYVLDNLSNTVKSLRASGYKIRSMSSSNPNRWIAG, from the coding sequence ATGAACACCAAATTTGCAGCAGTCGTGACTGGCCTGACATTGGCCGCTACTCTCTTCTCGGTTGGCAATGCAGCCGCATTTGCCAGCTCCCGGTCGGTCGTCAGCTCGGAGCTGGTTACCCGCACCGCAGCGGTAACGCCACTGGCGATGCAGTTCTTCTGCGCCAAGAACAAGAGCGAATGCGCCAGCAGCGGCCGTAGCCAGGTGACGATGTCGCCCAATCTGATGGCTGTGCTCAAGACCATCAATATCCATGTGAACCGCAGCATTCGTCCAAAGCGCGACACTGCCGATGTCTGGGAGTTGAACCCAACGGCCGGCGATTGCGAAGACTATGTGCTGTCCAAGCGCAGCGCGCTGATCAGCAAGGGTGTTTCTTCGGGGGCCCTGCGCATCGCCTATACCCATACCCGCCGCGGCGAGCCGCATGCCGTACTGGTGGTCAAGACCAGCCAGGGCGATTACGTGCTGGATAATCTGAGCAACACGGTCAAGAGCCTGCGCGCATCTGGCTACAAGATCCGCTCGATGTCTTCGTCGAACCCAAATCGCTGGATCGCTGGCTAA